The window AAGAGCGTGGCTACGACTGGATCCTGGAAGAGCAAGGAGCGGCATGAGCGCGTTGAAGAATACCGCAGAGCAGCACCCCTTCATCGGTGCGTCGCTCGCTCAGCCCGGTCCGCTGGCAGACCAGCGGCTCCCCGGCTGGTGGGCGACGCTGCGCACCGAATCGCTCGGGCGCATCACCTCCATCGACGTGCCGACCTCCCGTCATGAAGAGTGGCGCTTTATCAAGCCGGCCACCATCTTCGACACCGACTTCATCTCTCCCGACGACGTCAGCGTCGATCCGGGCGATGAGGCCATCGACGCCCTCAAGCTCGCCGAGGACTGCGCCGCGACCCTGGTCTATGTGAACGGGCGTTTTGATAGCGCGCGCTCCTCGACGTCCGATCTTCCCGAAGGGGTCGTGATCGCCGACTGGAGTCAGGTGCTCGACCACGACCAGATCGACACGCTGGCCGAGTATGTGGGGGCCAACGACTATTTCAATAACGACGTCTTTTACGAGATCAACACTGCTCAGTTTGGTCATGGCGCGGTCATCCTCGTGCCTCGAGGCAAAGTTGTTGAGAAGCCCATTCACCTCCTCTTTCTTACCACCGGTGAGAAGGGCGCGGTGCACGCCAACCCTCGCAACCTTATTGTCGCCGGCGAAAGCGCAGAGCTCACAGTCGTCGAGGAGTACCGCGGGGCAGGGGAGGGCGCCTACCTCAACAACGTCGTCGACGAGGTCATCGTCGGGGCCAACGCGGACGTGAAGCACTTTAAAGTGCAGCGCGAATCCACCGATGCCTTCCACGTGGCTCGTAACCTTGTGACGCTCTCTCAGGATGCCCGCTACATCTCCACGGCCATCACCCTGGGGGCGGCGCTCTCGCGCAATGATTCTTATGCGCGCTACGTCGGTCAGAACATCGATTGCACCCTCGATGGGCTTGCGCTCGTGCGCGGCAAACAGGTCGCCGACACTCACACCGCCATCGACCACGCGCTTCCCAACTCGCGCAGCTACCAGCTGCACAAAACCATCGTCGATGATCGGGCGCACACGGTGTTCAACGGCAAGATTTTTGTCCGCCAGGACGCCCAGAACACCCGCTCCGAGCAGCTGAACCAGAACCTTATCCTGTCGGCTCGGGGTCACGTCGATACCAAGCCTCAGCTTGAGATTCTGGCCGACGATGTCGTCTGCTCTCACGGCGCCACCGTCGGGCAGCTTGAGGATGAGCAGCTCTTCTACTTGCAGAGCCGCGGCATCGACGAGGCGAACGCCCGCAACCTTCTGACCTTCGCCTTTGCGGCTGAAGTCATCGAAACCATCACCGTCGCATCGGTGCGCGAATCCCTGGCTGACGCCGTGATCGCCTCCACCGATACCGGGCTCTAGGCAGCACACGGGCCCGGGCCGCAGCCCGGGCCCAACGAGGTAAAGATGTCCGCACAACCCACCGCACTCAGCCGCTCCTGGGATGAGGTCCGCGCCGACTTCCCCATCCTTGCGCAGTCGATCAACGGCCACCCGCTGGCCTACCTCGACACCGCGGCCTCCGCCCAGATGCCTCAGCAGGTCATCGATCGGCTGGTCTGGTACCACAGTACGCTGCACTCCAACGTGCACAGGGGCGTCCATACCTTGAGTCAACGCGCCACCCAGGCCTTTGAAGACGTGCGCCTCAAGGTCAAGCAGCTGCTCAACGCGCCCTCGCTGAAAGAGTGCATCTTCACCGGTGGCACGACTGATGCCATCAACCTGGTGGCGCACAGCTTCGGAAAGACCTTTTTAAAAGAGGGCGACCGCGTGCTCCTCTCCGCTCTGGAGCACCACGCCAACATCGTGCCCTGGCAGCGCATCTGCGAGGAGGTCGGGGC of the Lujinxingia sediminis genome contains:
- the sufD gene encoding Fe-S cluster assembly protein SufD, producing MSALKNTAEQHPFIGASLAQPGPLADQRLPGWWATLRTESLGRITSIDVPTSRHEEWRFIKPATIFDTDFISPDDVSVDPGDEAIDALKLAEDCAATLVYVNGRFDSARSSTSDLPEGVVIADWSQVLDHDQIDTLAEYVGANDYFNNDVFYEINTAQFGHGAVILVPRGKVVEKPIHLLFLTTGEKGAVHANPRNLIVAGESAELTVVEEYRGAGEGAYLNNVVDEVIVGANADVKHFKVQRESTDAFHVARNLVTLSQDARYISTAITLGAALSRNDSYARYVGQNIDCTLDGLALVRGKQVADTHTAIDHALPNSRSYQLHKTIVDDRAHTVFNGKIFVRQDAQNTRSEQLNQNLILSARGHVDTKPQLEILADDVVCSHGATVGQLEDEQLFYLQSRGIDEANARNLLTFAFAAEVIETITVASVRESLADAVIASTDTGL